From one Passer domesticus isolate bPasDom1 chromosome 15, bPasDom1.hap1, whole genome shotgun sequence genomic stretch:
- the GPRC5B gene encoding G-protein coupled receptor family C group 5 member B, whose protein sequence is MKTYPAIGFFLLLVISYGSSENSSTPRGCGLDLLPQYVYLCDLDAIWGIVLEAVAGAGVLTTLLLMLILLVRLPFIKDKEKKSPLGMHFLFLFGTLGLFGLTFAFIIQEDEMVCSTRRFLWGVIFALCFSCLLAQAWRLGRLVRHGKSPSGWHLAGVATCLMLVQVIIATEWLILTVVRDNKLACSYEPMDFVMASIYVMFLMVFTMGFSFFTLCGKFKKWKKNGVCLIITLFFSILIWVAWMTMYLFGNAELHRRDKWSDPTLAIALVSSGWVFVIFHAIPEVHCTILPSQQENTPNYFDTSQPRMRETAFEEDIQLPRSYMENKAFSMDEHNAALRTAGFRNGSLGSRPSAPFRSNVYQPTEMAVVLNGGTIPTAPPSYTGRHLW, encoded by the exons atgaaaacctaCCCAGCCATTGgtttcttcctcctgctggtgATCAGCTATGGCTCCTCAGAGAACTCCAGCAcgccccggggctgcgggcTGGATCTCCTGCCCCAGTACGTGTACCTGTGTGACCTGGATGCCATCTGGGGCATCGTTCTGGAGGCAGTGGCGGGGGCAGGCGTGCTGACCACGCTGCTGCTGATGCTGATTTTGCTGGTGAGGCTGCCCTTCATCAAGGACAAAGAGAAGAAGAGCCCCCTGGGAATGCACTTCCTCTTTCTCTTCGGGACTCTGGGACTGTTTGGGCTGACGTTTGCTTTCATCATCCAGGAAGATGAAATGGTGTGCTCTACCCGAAGGTTTCTCTGGGGAGTTATCTTTGCTTTGTGCTTCTCCTGCTTGCTAGCCCAAGCCTGGAGACTTGGCAGGCTCGTTCGCCACGGGAAGAGCCCGTCTGGCTGGCACCTGGCCGGGGTGGCCACGTGCCTGATGCTGGTGCAGGTCATCATCGCGACCGAGTGGCTGATCCTGACGGTTGTCAGAGACAACAAGCTGGCCTGCAGCTACGAACCCATGGATTTTGTCATGGCTTCCATTTACGTCATGTTCCTGATGGTCTTTACCATGGGATTTTCGTTCTTCACTCTCTGTGGGAAGTTCAAGAAGTGGAAGAAAAACGGAGTATGCCTCATTATAacccttttcttttccattctgaTTTGGGTAGCCTGGATGACTATGTACCTCTTCGGTAACGCCGAGCTCCACAGAAGAGACAAATGGAGTGATCCCACTCTGGCCATTGCACTGGTCTCCAGTGGCTGGGTGTTTGTTATTTTCCATGCCATCCCAGAGGTCCACTGTACCATCCTTCCATcgcagcaggaaaacacaccCAATTATTTTGATACTTCACAGCCGAGGATGCGTGAAACCGCTTTTGAGGAAGATATACAGCTTCCTCGGAGCTACATGGAAAATAAGGCCTTTTCAATGGATGAACATAATGCAG CGCTCAGGACGGCGGGATTTCGGAACGGCAGCCTGGGGAGCCGGCCCAGTGCTCCTTTCAGAAGCAATGTGTATCAGCCAACTGAGATGGCAGTTGTGCTAAATGGTGGGACT ATACCAACTGCTCCGCCAAGTTACACTGGACGACACCTCTGGTGA